From the genome of Vigna angularis cultivar LongXiaoDou No.4 chromosome 11, ASM1680809v1, whole genome shotgun sequence, one region includes:
- the LOC108333379 gene encoding defensin-like protein — protein sequence MEKKSLAGLCFLFLVLFVAQEVVVQTEARTCENLANSYRGPCITTGSCDDHCKNKEHLNSGRCRDDFRCWCTKNC from the exons ATGGAGAAGAAATCACTGGCTGGATTATGCTTCCTCTTCCTTGTTCTCTTTGTTGCTC AAGAAGTTGTGGTGCAGACTGAGGCAAGGACTTGCGAGAATCTGGCGAATAGTTACAGGGGTCCATGCATCACCACTGGCAGCTGCGATGATCACTGCAAGAACAAAGAACACTTGAATAGTGGAAGGTGCAGGGATGATTTCCGGTGTTGGTGCACCAAAAACTGTTAA